In one window of Balaenoptera musculus isolate JJ_BM4_2016_0621 chromosome 10, mBalMus1.pri.v3, whole genome shotgun sequence DNA:
- the PEX26 gene encoding peroxisome assembly protein 26 isoform X1: protein MRSDPATSAAPMRGLGGPLRSSEPVRAAPAPSAAALLLEDAADLLVVHLDFRAALRTCERAWQDLAEEPAGACLEVKCSLCVVGIQALAEMDRWQEVLSWVLRCYQVPEKLPPKVLELCVLLYSKMREPGAVLDTVSAWLQDAGNQGLPEYRALAELHLWRVLLPLGCLSEAEELVAGSAAFSEEQRLDALQAISTARQQQKHGQSGSEETQKLNQEGSSSHKFLSLLTLLRQLWDSAVSHFFALPFRKSLLAALLLCLLVVRFDPASPASLPFLYKLAQIFHRIRKAVTSPLCRLPVHD from the exons ATGAGGAGTGACCCCGCGACTTCTGCAGCCCCCATGAGGGGGCTCGGGGGGCCCCTGCGGAGCAGCGAGCCTGTGCGTGCCGCCCCGGCGCCGTCGGCGGCCGCGCTTCTGCTGGAGGATGCGGCCGACCTGCTGGTGGTGCACCTGGACTTCCGCGCGGCGCTGCGCACCTGCGAACGCGCCTGGCAGGACCTGGCCGAGGAGCCGGCGGGCGC CTGCTTGGAGGTGAAATGCTCTCTGTGTGTTGTGGGGATCCAGGCGCTGGCAGAGATGGATCGGTGGCAGGAAGTGCTGTCCTGGGTTCTTCGGTGTTACCAGGTTCCTGAGAAGCTGCCCCCCAAAGTCCTGGAGCTGTG TGTTCTTTTATACAGCAAGATGCGAGAGCCTGGAGCCGTGCTGGATACGGTCAGTGCTTGGCTCCAAGACGCTGGCAACCAGGGCCTTCCGGAGTACAGAGCCTTAGCAGAACTTCACCTGTGGCGGGTGCTGCTTCCTCTGGGCTGCTTGTCGGAGGCTGAAGAGCTGGTGGCGGGCTCTGCAGCCTTCAGTGAGGAGCAGCGGCTGGACGCACTTCAGGCCATTAGCACGGCGAGGCAACAGCAGAAACACGGACAGTCCGGCTCCGAGGAGACCCAGAAGCTAAACCAGGAAG GCTCCTCCTCCCACAAGTTCCTGTCACTACTGACGTTGCTTCGCCAGCTTTGGGACTCTGCAGTGAGCCACTTCTTTGCCCTGCCCTTCAGAAAGAGCCTCCTGGCTGCCTTGCTTCTCTGCCTCTTGGTGGTGAGGTTTGATCCCG CTTCTCCTGCTTCCCTGCCCTTCCTCTACAAGCTGGCTCAGATCTTCCATCGGATCCGCAAGGCCGTGACTTCTCCTCTCTGCCGGCTTCCTGTCCATGACTGA
- the PEX26 gene encoding peroxisome assembly protein 26 isoform X3 gives MRSDPATSAAPMRGLGGPLRSSEPVRAAPAPSAAALLLEDAADLLVVHLDFRAALRTCERAWQDLAEEPAGACLEVKCSLCVVGIQALAEMDRWQEVLSWVLRCYQVPEKLPPKVLELCVLLYSKMREPGAVLDTVSAWLQDAGNQGLPEYRALAELHLWRVLLPLGCLSEAEELVAGSAAFSEEQRLDALQAISTARQQQKHGQSGSEETQKLNQEASPASLPFLYKLAQIFHRIRKAVTSPLCRLPVHD, from the exons ATGAGGAGTGACCCCGCGACTTCTGCAGCCCCCATGAGGGGGCTCGGGGGGCCCCTGCGGAGCAGCGAGCCTGTGCGTGCCGCCCCGGCGCCGTCGGCGGCCGCGCTTCTGCTGGAGGATGCGGCCGACCTGCTGGTGGTGCACCTGGACTTCCGCGCGGCGCTGCGCACCTGCGAACGCGCCTGGCAGGACCTGGCCGAGGAGCCGGCGGGCGC CTGCTTGGAGGTGAAATGCTCTCTGTGTGTTGTGGGGATCCAGGCGCTGGCAGAGATGGATCGGTGGCAGGAAGTGCTGTCCTGGGTTCTTCGGTGTTACCAGGTTCCTGAGAAGCTGCCCCCCAAAGTCCTGGAGCTGTG TGTTCTTTTATACAGCAAGATGCGAGAGCCTGGAGCCGTGCTGGATACGGTCAGTGCTTGGCTCCAAGACGCTGGCAACCAGGGCCTTCCGGAGTACAGAGCCTTAGCAGAACTTCACCTGTGGCGGGTGCTGCTTCCTCTGGGCTGCTTGTCGGAGGCTGAAGAGCTGGTGGCGGGCTCTGCAGCCTTCAGTGAGGAGCAGCGGCTGGACGCACTTCAGGCCATTAGCACGGCGAGGCAACAGCAGAAACACGGACAGTCCGGCTCCGAGGAGACCCAGAAGCTAAACCAGGAAG CTTCTCCTGCTTCCCTGCCCTTCCTCTACAAGCTGGCTCAGATCTTCCATCGGATCCGCAAGGCCGTGACTTCTCCTCTCTGCCGGCTTCCTGTCCATGACTGA
- the PEX26 gene encoding peroxisome assembly protein 26 isoform X2: MRSDPATSAAPMRGLGGPLRSSEPVRAAPAPSAAALLLEDAADLLVVHLDFRAALRTCERAWQDLAEEPAGACLEVKCSLCVVGIQALAEMDRWQEVLSWVLRCYQVPEKLPPKVLELCVLLYSKMREPGAVLDTVSAWLQDAGNQGLPEYRALAELHLWRVLLPLGCLSEAEELVAGSAAFSEEQRLDALQAISTARQQQKHGQSGSEETQKLNQEGSSSHKFLSLLTLLRQLWDSAVSHFFALPFRKSLLAALLLCLLVVRFDPGGVGGPEQEPAQPT; encoded by the exons ATGAGGAGTGACCCCGCGACTTCTGCAGCCCCCATGAGGGGGCTCGGGGGGCCCCTGCGGAGCAGCGAGCCTGTGCGTGCCGCCCCGGCGCCGTCGGCGGCCGCGCTTCTGCTGGAGGATGCGGCCGACCTGCTGGTGGTGCACCTGGACTTCCGCGCGGCGCTGCGCACCTGCGAACGCGCCTGGCAGGACCTGGCCGAGGAGCCGGCGGGCGC CTGCTTGGAGGTGAAATGCTCTCTGTGTGTTGTGGGGATCCAGGCGCTGGCAGAGATGGATCGGTGGCAGGAAGTGCTGTCCTGGGTTCTTCGGTGTTACCAGGTTCCTGAGAAGCTGCCCCCCAAAGTCCTGGAGCTGTG TGTTCTTTTATACAGCAAGATGCGAGAGCCTGGAGCCGTGCTGGATACGGTCAGTGCTTGGCTCCAAGACGCTGGCAACCAGGGCCTTCCGGAGTACAGAGCCTTAGCAGAACTTCACCTGTGGCGGGTGCTGCTTCCTCTGGGCTGCTTGTCGGAGGCTGAAGAGCTGGTGGCGGGCTCTGCAGCCTTCAGTGAGGAGCAGCGGCTGGACGCACTTCAGGCCATTAGCACGGCGAGGCAACAGCAGAAACACGGACAGTCCGGCTCCGAGGAGACCCAGAAGCTAAACCAGGAAG GCTCCTCCTCCCACAAGTTCCTGTCACTACTGACGTTGCTTCGCCAGCTTTGGGACTCTGCAGTGAGCCACTTCTTTGCCCTGCCCTTCAGAAAGAGCCTCCTGGCTGCCTTGCTTCTCTGCCTCTTGGTGGTGAGGTTTGATCCCG GAGGAGTTGGTGGACCTGAGCAGGAGCCAGCCCAGCCTACCTAG